The Leguminivora glycinivorella isolate SPB_JAAS2020 chromosome 7, LegGlyc_1.1, whole genome shotgun sequence genomic interval AAACACGATTAAATATCTAGAGGGTTGAACTGCATAAGTAAGTTAGTAGGTGGTACACGACGAGGAGTATGACGATAATAAATGTACAAAAGTAACTCGCTTATCATAGCGTAAGGAAAATAACCTTCTAAACATCATTCATTTAGCACCGCCCCGTAAACAAATACGTTAATACTAATTAGTACAAATGGTACAGTAGTTATTTGGATGATACgtcaattttattgtaagtaggtattcCACATTCTTACATCATTTACTTAAcgttattttgtattgttacaGAAAAAACAACATGTCGAAAATCAAGGCTGGACCCGTCGTTGACATCCTTGGTGATGAAATGACCAGAATCATCTGGGACCTCATCAAGGACAAGCTAATTCTGCCGTTCCTGGACATCGAGCTGCATACCTATGACTTGGGCATGGAATACCGTGATAAGACTGAGGACCAGGTCACAATCGATTGCGCCAACGCAATCAAGAAATACAATGTCGGCATCAAGTGCGCCACGATCACTCCCGATGAGAAGAGAGTAGAGGAATTCAAACTCAAGAAAATGTGGAAGAGTCCCAATGGTACCATTCGTAATATCCTTGGAGGTACCGTCTTCAGGGAAGCTATTATCTGCAAGAACATTCCCCGCCTCGTCACCGGCTGGGAGAAGCCCATCATCATCGGCCGTCACGCTCACGCCGACCAGTACAAGGCCACCGACTTCGTTGTTCCTGGCGCGGGAACACTCGAGCTCATCTGGACTCCTCCCTCTGGAGAGCCCATTAGGCACGTCGTAAACGAATACAAGGGCCCCGGAGTTGCTCTCGCCATGTTCAACACTGACGCATCCATTGTCGACTTTGCGCATTCCTCATTCAAATTCGCTTTGGACAGGAAATACCCCCTGTACTTGAGCACCAAGAACACCATTCTCAAGAAATACGATGGACGTTTCAAGGACATCTTCCAAGAAATCTACGACAAGGAATACAAGACAAAATTCGAAGCTGCAGGTATCTGGTACGAGCACAGGCTGATTGACGACATGGTCGCTTATGCCATGAAATCGGAAGGTGGCTTCGTATGGGCTTGCAAGAATTATGACGGTGACGTCCAGTCGGACTCTGTCGCGCAAGGCTACGGATCTCTGGGTCTCATGACCTCCGTGCTCATCTGCCCCGACGGCAAGACTGTGGAGGCTGAAGCCGCCCACGGTACCGTGACCAGGCACTTCCGATTCTATCAACAAGGAAAGGAGACTTCCACCAACCCTATTGCTTCCATCTTCGCATGGACGAGAGGCTTGCTACATCGCGCCAAGTTAGATAATAACGCTGCACTGAAGAACTTCGCTGAGACCCTGGAGAGCGTGTGCATCGACACGATTGAAGGAGGCGTCATGACTAAAGATCTTGCTATTTGCATTAAGGGTATGAATAATGTAAAGCGGTCGGACTACTACGAAACGTTCGAGTTCATGGATAAACTGGCCGAAAACTTGAAGAAGCGCCTGGGAAAATGACTGCCTGAAGCGAAGCTCTAGATATAAGAGTTTTTTACTATTCTGTCTCAAAAGGGGATTAAGGGTACCTATTTATACATACAAGTATAGTACTGAATTTATAtgctttatttatttgattgtattaatattttcttattttaataaaCGTATTTCATTTACATAAATGTTTTTCGTGTTTTATAATAGCTGACGTCAATAAAATGAActtgataattataaatcacatccattattaaataggtacctatgtacaTATTTGTCAACCTGTATACACGCGCATGAactatttagttatttatgcgAATTATTTTCGTCAACATCAGTTGCGTTGACCTAAATCGCGGATAAGTAGTTGATTGAAAACTTCAATTCATAGTTAGGTAATTTTAAAGTAGACTTGGATATATAcagctttttatttttttatggtttgTCAACTACTATTTTTTCAGCTTTCCTAGGTCGgcaaacaatttaaataaaactgcaCTTCATCAAGTAGGTACCTCGAAGAAGTAGTATTTGTTGCACAGTTGGTAGTCCGTTTTATGAAACAATATGCTGTTATAGCGTTGAATTATAGACAAACCTGAGAACTAACACCCGGG includes:
- the LOC125228307 gene encoding isocitrate dehydrogenase [NADP] cytoplasmic; its protein translation is MSKIKAGPVVDILGDEMTRIIWDLIKDKLILPFLDIELHTYDLGMEYRDKTEDQVTIDCANAIKKYNVGIKCATITPDEKRVEEFKLKKMWKSPNGTIRNILGGTVFREAIICKNIPRLVTGWEKPIIIGRHAHADQYKATDFVVPGAGTLELIWTPPSGEPIRHVVNEYKGPGVALAMFNTDASIVDFAHSSFKFALDRKYPLYLSTKNTILKKYDGRFKDIFQEIYDKEYKTKFEAAGIWYEHRLIDDMVAYAMKSEGGFVWACKNYDGDVQSDSVAQGYGSLGLMTSVLICPDGKTVEAEAAHGTVTRHFRFYQQGKETSTNPIASIFAWTRGLLHRAKLDNNAALKNFAETLESVCIDTIEGGVMTKDLAICIKGMNNVKRSDYYETFEFMDKLAENLKKRLGK